From the genome of Gammaproteobacteria bacterium, one region includes:
- the cobA gene encoding uroporphyrinogen-III C-methyltransferase gives MGNKVYLVGAGPGDPDLLTVKALRLIRNAEVIVYDRLVSPEILELIPPGVKRIYVGKATGQHHMNQDEINDVLLNLAQTGHHVVRLKGGDPFTFGRGSEEAQYLVRHGIEYEVVPGITAAAACSAYAGIPLTHRGLARGVRLMTGHCRSDEPLDLDWRSLADAETTLVFYMGLANADQISEKLVAAGRADSTPVAIVENGTKRASQRSCITTLGKLPETIRDQSIQAPAIIIIGDVVSFADELAWFNMSTNEPGDVCDQQNSGR, from the coding sequence ATGGGGAACAAAGTTTATCTCGTAGGTGCCGGACCCGGTGACCCTGACCTGCTGACAGTCAAGGCGCTGCGCCTGATCCGGAATGCTGAAGTAATTGTCTATGACCGGCTGGTATCGCCTGAAATCCTTGAGCTGATCCCGCCCGGGGTCAAGCGTATCTATGTTGGCAAGGCCACTGGCCAGCATCACATGAACCAGGACGAGATCAACGACGTATTACTGAACCTGGCCCAGACCGGCCATCATGTTGTGCGCCTGAAGGGTGGTGATCCGTTTACTTTTGGCCGTGGTAGCGAAGAAGCGCAGTACCTGGTGCGCCACGGTATCGAGTATGAGGTTGTTCCGGGGATCACTGCCGCAGCCGCGTGCAGCGCCTATGCTGGCATACCGTTGACCCATCGCGGCCTGGCACGCGGCGTTCGGCTGATGACCGGCCATTGCCGTTCCGATGAACCGCTGGACCTGGACTGGCGCAGTCTTGCTGATGCGGAAACCACGCTGGTCTTTTACATGGGCCTTGCCAATGCCGACCAGATTAGCGAAAAACTCGTGGCCGCCGGTCGTGCCGACAGCACACCGGTCGCAATCGTGGAAAACGGAACCAAAAGAGCGTCGCAACGAAGTTGTATCACGACTTTGGGCAAGTTGCCCGAAACCATTCGTGATCAGTCTATCCAGGCGCCGGCAATCATAATAATTGGAGATGTAGTGAGCTTTGCCGATGAACTTGCCTGGTTTAACATGTCGACAAATGAACCAGGTGACGTCTGTGACCAGCAAAACTCGGGAAGATAA
- a CDS encoding cytochrome c: protein MLPVAVSGSDLAAATAVPQSRQQELRHLLLHDCGSCHGMTLKGGLGPALLPETLRGKSVEFLVYTILEGRSNTAMPPWRGQLTEADARWLAVTLREGIKP from the coding sequence TTGTTGCCGGTTGCCGTATCCGGCTCTGATCTCGCTGCTGCAACTGCAGTGCCCCAAAGCCGCCAGCAGGAACTTCGCCATCTTCTTTTGCATGATTGTGGCTCCTGTCATGGTATGACCCTTAAGGGCGGCCTGGGCCCGGCTTTGTTACCGGAGACTCTCCGGGGAAAATCAGTCGAATTTCTTGTTTACACCATACTCGAGGGACGCAGCAACACTGCCATGCCGCCGTGGCGCGGCCAGTTGACAGAGGCTGACGCCAGGTGGCTCGCCGTAACCCTGCGCGAAGGCATAAAGCCATGA